The following nucleotide sequence is from Nothobranchius furzeri strain GRZ-AD chromosome 11, NfurGRZ-RIMD1, whole genome shotgun sequence.
TTAGTGGGACGCACTTGCTCTGTAAACATTAGCAGGCTACAGGCGTGGTCAGCAGGAACAGAAGGAAGCAGGACGTCTGGTCCACTCAGAGAAAACTGGACTTAAAAGAGAAGAAGGTCGTGAAGCTGCCTGCTGAAATGCTCGGAACAACCAGAATAAAAGAAACTACCAAGACTAAGGAGTgagcatatctatctatctatctcatctgtctgtctatcatctgtctgcctgcctgagaCTCAAGCTTTTGTTTGATGTGTGCTTTTCATTCCACCAGGGATTAGTAGGAATTCATCAGTGTAAAAACAAACATTGAGCTTTAAACCTATGAAGCCATGAGTAGGTTCTACAGGTTTGGACTGAACAGAAAAACACGGACTGACCTGCTTTATGGGATGCAGGGTCTCTGTTGTGAATGACTGCAGCACTCAGCAAACTGTAGCTGAATATCTGAAAGTCATCAACAGGTGGTCTGATTCATGTGGAGCCCCGTCATGCTTATGGTGCATTTGCATTCTTGTCTCCTGGTGTTTCCTTCAGCCTGATCTTGTCTTTCAGTTTTGTCAGTGCCTCATCAGGCATGGCTGAGTCGGTGTGCACCGAAGATGCTTTTGCCAGATTTGTATCACTGGAGAACACCTACCAGCTGGGTGAGAAACGTTCTGCCGAACAACATCATCAACATCAGCGTTGCATGTAAATAATTTGATTGAACTTGGTTTGAGGTTGATCCTTTCCTTTAGATATTTTGGTTTAGTAGGATTCCAACATACACATAAAATACAGGTTTTTAGCagtttacagtaaaaaaaaaaaaaaagattaaaacttATTACTAAAACATTGCCACCTACTGGCATGGACCATAGGTGCgataataaaacacaaaataatcACTCATCTGTCAAATACGGATTttgatgtccatccatccattttctgaacccgctttgtccacgcagggtcggggggggggggggggggctggtgcctatctccagcagtcaacgggcaatcaggcggggtacaccctggacagagagccagtccattgcagggcaacacagagacacacaggacaaacaatcatgcacacactcacacacacctagggacaatttagacagaccaatcaacctaacagtcatgtttttggactgtgggaggaagccggagaacccggagagaacccacgcatgcacagggagaacatgcaaactccatgcagaaagatcccaggccgggaatcgaacccaggaccttcttgctgcaagggaacagctctaaccactgcgccactgcgcagctggATTTTGATGTCAAAACTCATATTTTCCCGTATTTTGAAAACTTTAAAACGGCACATTTCTGACTCAGGTTGATATCATTTGTATgaaatgattaaaaattaaaacattagAAACAAAAAGTCAGGTGACTAGAAGGAGTCTATCAGGAGGTGAGATGCTGGGTTTGGCAACTACAGACACAAAGATGCAAAATGTTGACCTCATTATGAATGGTAAgacctttttgttgtttttatcttaAAATGATCTCATTGTTGGAACAGAACCTTATACACGATTCGGTGTTCGTGCTGCCACTCTCATACTGGAAGATGTTCTCACCAGCTACCTCCTAGAAGAGAAATACGAAGCTCAGCGAGCTGCAGAGCTGTCACTGACTATGTGCACTGTACGTAAAAACCAGCACAACCTTCTCTAAATGCCTCTGGGCCTCTGCTTTAGCCACGgcccttcttctcttcttctctctTGCAGGTGATAAAAGAACGAGTGAAAGAACTCAGGATCCCcagatttaaaatagtagtcctggTTTACATCAGCCAGCCCAAAGATCAGGGGATGCAGATCAGCAGCCGCTGCCTGTGGGATGCAACCACCGACACCTTCACATCTCACTCCTTCAGGAACAGCTCTCTGCTGGCTGTTGGAAGCATCTACGCCGTGTACCATGAGTGATTCATGGACATGAAGGCACTGATGAGAAGAAAGAAATCGTTTTTTGTAATTCTGTTCTTCTTTATTTGTAGATCTTTGTTTTAAAGTCATTAAACAAAAATTGAGAATCATTTGTATGGTCGGTTTATGTTTGCCGACATGGAAGACACCCTCTTTAGACAGTCTTAAAACATTTATGGTGTTTGCTCCTAACAGAGCATGGCAAGGTCTGACAGCAGGTTGTAATCAGAGCTAAGTTCTGGTCCCTCACTGTCACGTCTCTCCTGAGGAGGTCCAGGTCTCTGCTGACTGCCAAGAAAATGTTTGCAAAGCAGAAGTGATTGAGTTAAGATTTGTGCTGATAACATTAAAATGAAGAATCAATCAGTTGCATTTACCTTCTGGAGAAGTCCCCTTCTCTTCCATCTGTCTTCTCCACCTGGGCCCTCCACATGTGTACACCGGGGCCCGCAGAAGAGCCCGACGACCACAGAGCTTGAGCGTGGCATCCTGTGCGTGACTGCACATTGAGGAGGAGTAACGAATTCATGATGCTCATTCTCTGGAAACCTCCGTCCCAGCTGACCTTAAAATGGAGAGTCTCTACTTCAGACTTCCTCCGGTCATTCTGGAGCTAATGCTTGGTGCTATCTTATTGTGGATGTTGATGTGGTCATTTGGGATGTGCGTGGGAATCTAGCGCATCGTACAGATGACCGATAAGCAACATTTTCGTAGTAAGAAGTGCTTGTTAATGTCTGAAATACAGGGTTTTATTTGCTGTGAATTTAGCAAAGACTTTGCTAATGGATTGTTTGAGAtagcctatctatctatctatctatctatctatctatctatctatctatctatctatctatctatctatctatctatctatctatctatctatccatccatccatccatccatccatccatccatccatccatccatccatccatccatccatccatccatccatccatccatccatccatccatccatctatctatctatctatctatctatctatctatccatccatccatccatccatccatccatccatccatccatccatccatccatccatccatccatccatccatccatccatccatccatctatctatctatctatctatctatctatctatctatctatctatctatctatctatctgtcataaaTAATAATGGATAATGATCATAAATAAAGGCATTAATGTAACTAAAGGTGTTTTAATGAATTCTAACCAAAAATTAGCACATTCATTTGCTAACGAGTATTTGCTTGTGTGTAAGGTTATTACCATGGTTATTACATGAGCAAAACACTTGGTTAATTGTAATTTTGTCTACTTATTAGAacaaagaaaataaacattttcaaaCTAAACAATTATTAATTCAATGTATGTtatcaaagaaaaaaaattaaattaacaaataaaaatataaataaataaaaaatctgtgATTTTGAGGGTAGGCGGAGCTTTTCATCCGGGTACTGCTGCTGACCCGTCACGTGACGCTGCAGGATCGCAAACATGGCGGAGGTAAGAAAGTGAAATAAATATTTGGAAAAATACATTAATACTTAGGTATATATTTTCCTGGTGAGCATACACGATGTCTGTGTGCTGCGGCGATCGTGAACAGAACCAAGCGCGAACGGTTTGCTCTGATGGATTTTGGCTCCTTTGTGGATCAAGAATGTTCAGTAAAGTTCGGATTTAGCTGCGTTAGCTCCTGGCGGATGGTAGCTGTGCTGTTTTACTCATTATTATCACTCATAGTACAGATACTTTCCCACGATGGCCAGTGCTGTACTCAGACACGAAGTCAGAGTTTCACGCGTTCTGATGTTTCGGTGTTGAAATGTTTATTTCCGCTGTTTATAAAGTTAAACTTGGGCGCCCGATTCCATAAATCAAGGAAATTAACGAGCTCTAACTTGTAACTGAAGTTAGCGAGTTGATAAAACGAC
It contains:
- the LOC107384418 gene encoding dynein light chain Tctex-type 5-B; translated protein: MLGTTRIKETTKTKDFVSASSGMAESVCTEDAFARFVSLENTYQLEPYTRFGVRAATLILEDVLTSYLLEEKYEAQRAAELSLTMCTVIKERVKELRIPRFKIVVLVYISQPKDQGMQISSRCLWDATTDTFTSHSFRNSSLLAVGSIYAVYHE